A region from the Wansuia hejianensis genome encodes:
- a CDS encoding DHHW family protein — MKHRKWIKMILAAACTAAALVLLMYLEFLMEGQKEPDPTEKVQVMAKDLYNGYGLEGNQELSDVIIYENEEVSCYADRILRRFSYDESQVQNTAGAVQGMKDQNPSLEHIYVMPIPPKVVLEEGYEADQDAYQAYLERMASSLPEGTSLVDVLPELAGHEEEYVFFRTEDSWTAKGAYYGSSVLGRALGLEPFSLENYEEYMYNSFKGSLLQKYEDDPQLAGRLGEMPEDRVYYYLLPDGKNRERIEKEEGQWSVQPAISHAAGGLGTFVSGGYLSAVVEGDQKRKMTGEETLLLICDDRGKLLAPFLANYYKAVYVINVTEDTGFSADMAGILAEYGVKHVVWAQSSLYMGDMSYCGAVNGFLNQNE, encoded by the coding sequence ATGAAGCACAGAAAATGGATTAAGATGATTCTGGCGGCAGCGTGTACAGCAGCGGCGCTGGTTCTTTTGATGTATCTGGAGTTTCTCATGGAAGGTCAGAAGGAGCCAGATCCCACGGAGAAGGTGCAGGTTATGGCCAAAGACCTGTATAACGGTTACGGCCTGGAGGGGAATCAGGAGCTTTCGGATGTTATTATTTACGAAAATGAAGAGGTGTCCTGCTATGCGGACAGAATATTGCGGAGATTCTCTTATGACGAGAGCCAGGTACAGAACACCGCCGGCGCAGTACAAGGAATGAAGGATCAGAATCCTTCTCTGGAGCATATTTATGTTATGCCTATCCCGCCCAAAGTTGTTCTGGAGGAAGGATATGAGGCGGATCAGGATGCTTATCAGGCTTACCTGGAGCGCATGGCGTCCAGCCTGCCGGAGGGGACATCCCTTGTGGATGTTCTGCCGGAGCTGGCCGGGCATGAGGAGGAATACGTGTTTTTCCGCACAGAGGATTCGTGGACGGCGAAAGGTGCTTATTACGGCTCATCGGTGCTCGGAAGGGCTTTGGGGCTGGAACCGTTCTCACTGGAGAACTATGAGGAATATATGTACAACAGCTTCAAGGGAAGCCTACTGCAGAAATACGAGGACGACCCGCAGCTGGCCGGGCGGCTGGGCGAGATGCCGGAGGACAGGGTCTATTACTATCTGCTTCCGGACGGGAAGAACAGAGAGCGGATTGAAAAGGAAGAAGGGCAGTGGAGCGTTCAGCCTGCGATTTCTCATGCGGCGGGAGGGCTGGGAACGTTTGTCTCAGGCGGGTATCTGTCGGCGGTTGTCGAAGGGGATCAGAAGCGGAAAATGACCGGTGAGGAAACTCTGCTCCTGATCTGCGATGACAGGGGAAAGCTGCTGGCCCCGTTTCTGGCGAATTATTACAAAGCAGTTTATGTGATAAATGTGACGGAGGACACGGGATTTTCTGCCGATATGGCCGGAATCCTGGCTGAGTACGGGGTGAAACATGTGGTCTGGGCCCAAAGCTCTCTGTATATGGGAGACATGTCCTATTGCGGTGCGGTGAACGGCTTTTTAAACCAGAATGAGTAA
- a CDS encoding polyphosphate polymerase domain-containing protein translates to MLSVYRKEIKYVIPLEAFVSIEGQLDLLMKRDSYGENGTYRVRSQYYDSLTDRDLWDNLSGVMEKRKIRLRIYSPEDQRVKLEYKCKSGSDGEKYSLNISREEASLMEDHRYEFLLGREEPLAAQLYARMAGGTYRPRTIVEYQRTAFTYPVSDTRITYDHEIMGSVNPYGLFEKQPFYTPLLQPDVGILEVKYNDFLPPQLKAAVSRIDGLAEASSKYSKARLAYI, encoded by the coding sequence ATGCTGAGTGTATATCGGAAAGAGATAAAATATGTAATTCCGCTGGAGGCATTTGTGAGCATAGAGGGACAGCTTGATCTTCTGATGAAGCGGGACAGCTACGGGGAGAACGGAACTTATAGGGTGCGGTCACAGTATTATGATTCCCTGACGGACAGGGACCTGTGGGATAATCTGTCGGGAGTCATGGAGAAGAGAAAGATCAGGCTGAGGATCTATTCTCCGGAGGATCAGCGGGTGAAACTGGAATATAAATGTAAGAGCGGATCAGACGGAGAAAAATACTCCCTGAACATCAGCAGAGAGGAAGCATCCCTGATGGAGGATCACAGGTATGAATTTCTGCTGGGCAGGGAAGAGCCTCTGGCGGCACAGCTGTATGCCAGGATGGCGGGAGGCACTTACCGGCCGAGGACCATCGTGGAATATCAGAGGACAGCGTTTACTTACCCGGTCAGTGATACGAGGATTACCTATGACCATGAGATCATGGGAAGCGTGAATCCTTACGGCCTGTTTGAAAAACAGCCGTTTTATACGCCGCTGCTGCAGCCAGATGTGGGAATACTGGAAGTAAAATATAATGATTTTCTGCCGCCGCAGCTAAAAGCGGCCGTGAGCCGTATAGACGGCCTGGCGGAGGCCAGCAGCAAATATTCAAAAGCCAGGCTGGCATATATCTAA
- a CDS encoding DUF4956 domain-containing protein, with amino-acid sequence MREFIVENLTSAETISFAVIVLNNLVAMAAAFFVMLAYKVTYSGTAYSRKFNISLGAITIITTMIMSVISNNIALSLGMVGALSIIRFRTAVKDVRDAAFIFWAIAAGIGCGVSQYLLIGVGSVFLLLFLLLTKNVVSSGKQLMVVQGRPEAQNQIEAVVSGHFDGKAHLNVKNLSAASCELVYSIREGDLAKANEKNMIDIAQRLMKLEGVERVNLVEQQDDISR; translated from the coding sequence ATGAGAGAATTTATTGTGGAAAACCTGACCAGCGCAGAGACAATCAGCTTTGCCGTGATTGTTCTGAACAACCTTGTGGCGATGGCCGCGGCATTTTTTGTCATGCTGGCGTATAAGGTTACCTATTCAGGAACAGCCTATAGCCGTAAGTTTAATATTTCGCTGGGAGCGATTACGATTATCACCACCATGATCATGAGTGTGATCAGCAATAATATTGCGTTATCACTGGGTATGGTGGGCGCGCTGTCCATTATCCGTTTCCGTACCGCCGTGAAGGATGTGAGAGATGCCGCCTTCATTTTCTGGGCGATCGCCGCGGGGATTGGCTGCGGGGTGTCCCAGTATCTGCTGATCGGTGTGGGCAGCGTATTTCTGCTGCTCTTCCTCTTGCTGACAAAGAATGTGGTTTCTTCCGGAAAGCAACTGATGGTAGTGCAGGGGCGCCCGGAGGCGCAGAATCAGATTGAGGCGGTGGTCAGCGGGCACTTTGACGGAAAAGCGCATTTGAATGTTAAGAATCTGTCGGCGGCTTCCTGTGAGCTGGTATACAGCATCCGGGAAGGGGATCTGGCGAAGGCAAACGAGAAGAATATGATTGATATCGCCCAGAGGCTGATGAAGCTGGAAGGAGTAGAACGGGTCAATCTGGTGGAACAGCAGGATGATATTTCCAGGTAA
- a CDS encoding CotH kinase family protein → MKKMIQCAAAAVVLLLIVTGAGLAVSRVPEREKDAGDSVSGVTVEDYGEPDLEDLKEHGLDAFETTLPVLYIDTGGHRITKENKIWASLAVLEASEDGRERSILEKPDGQAPITIKYRGASSYSQFDKMQYRIKFYKKEGSSKAKDYELLGMGSNSEWVLNGPFLDKTLLRNRLVYGLGREIFEWAPDSRYVELFVDGKYQGVYLAVEPVTNGESRLRLSEFGLLSGETPYIVKRDRVGTEEDPLEVYGKYSGKTNNDLYIEYPTSGRLTEEQRSWIEKDISAFEEVLYGDDFADPETGYAAYIDVDAFVDYVILNEVFMNYDAGNLSTYVYKELGGKLQIAIWDYNNCLDNYQWFAQDFSEFCMTGNAWFSRLLEDRSFVEKVVSRYGKLREGVLSQEHIYERIAAYQAELGDAVGRNFAVWGYSFGLNLLTGENRDLESYEEAMEQLYTALDLRFEFLDSHMKDLYANCVN, encoded by the coding sequence ATGAAGAAGATGATTCAATGCGCGGCAGCGGCTGTTGTTCTGCTATTGATTGTGACGGGAGCCGGGCTGGCCGTCAGCCGTGTCCCGGAAAGGGAGAAGGATGCAGGAGACAGCGTTTCCGGTGTAACAGTAGAAGATTATGGGGAACCCGACCTGGAGGATTTGAAGGAGCATGGGCTGGACGCCTTTGAGACAACCCTGCCGGTTCTCTATATAGATACCGGCGGACATCGGATTACGAAGGAGAATAAAATATGGGCGTCGCTGGCCGTGCTGGAGGCCAGTGAAGATGGGAGGGAGCGTTCCATTCTGGAGAAACCGGACGGTCAGGCCCCGATAACGATTAAATACAGGGGAGCGTCCTCCTATTCACAATTTGATAAAATGCAGTACCGCATTAAATTTTACAAAAAAGAGGGGAGCAGCAAGGCAAAGGACTATGAACTTCTGGGTATGGGTTCCAACAGCGAATGGGTGCTGAACGGGCCTTTCCTGGATAAAACGCTGCTCCGGAACCGCCTGGTATACGGCCTGGGAAGAGAGATTTTCGAATGGGCGCCGGACAGCCGGTATGTGGAGCTGTTTGTGGATGGGAAATATCAGGGCGTATACCTGGCGGTGGAGCCTGTCACCAACGGCGAAAGCCGGCTGCGGCTCAGTGAATTCGGACTGCTTTCGGGAGAAACGCCATATATTGTAAAACGTGACCGGGTGGGGACGGAAGAAGATCCCCTGGAGGTATATGGAAAGTACAGCGGAAAGACGAACAATGATCTGTATATTGAATATCCCACGTCCGGCAGGCTGACGGAAGAGCAGAGAAGCTGGATAGAGAAGGATATCAGTGCATTTGAAGAAGTGCTGTACGGCGATGATTTCGCGGACCCGGAGACTGGGTACGCGGCCTATATCGATGTGGATGCTTTTGTGGACTATGTGATCCTGAATGAAGTGTTCATGAATTATGACGCCGGAAATCTGTCGACCTATGTCTATAAAGAATTGGGAGGTAAGCTTCAGATCGCGATCTGGGACTATAACAACTGCCTGGACAATTACCAGTGGTTCGCACAGGATTTTTCTGAATTCTGCATGACGGGAAACGCCTGGTTTTCCAGGCTGTTGGAGGACCGGAGTTTTGTGGAAAAGGTTGTATCCCGGTACGGAAAGCTGCGAGAGGGAGTGCTGTCCCAGGAGCATATTTATGAAAGAATAGCGGCTTATCAGGCGGAGCTGGGAGACGCGGTGGGACGGAATTTCGCCGTATGGGGATACAGCTTCGGGCTGAATCTCCTGACGGGGGAAAACCGTGACCTGGAAAGCTATGAAGAGGCTATGGAGCAGTTGTATACCGCGCTGGACCTGCGGTTTGAATTTTTAGATTCTCATATGAAGGATTTATACGCGAACTGTGTGAACTGA
- the wecB gene encoding non-hydrolyzing UDP-N-acetylglucosamine 2-epimerase, whose product MKNVMLIFGTRPEAIKMCPLVKELKKSDKLKPVVCVTGQHREMLHQVLEIFDVKPDFDLDIMKQGQDLYDITSDVLKGMRDILKKVCPDVVLVHGDTTTAAAAAIAAFYQQIPVGHVEAGLRTYNIYSPYPEEFNRQEIGLIARYHFAPTETARDNLLREGKRAEDIFVTGNTGIDALLTTVRKDYSHPVLSWSKDSRLIVITAHRRENLGRPMHEMFRAIRKIVEEFPDVKALYPIHLNPQVRGIAREELEGCDRIRLIEPLAVSDFHNFLNASYLILTDSGGIQEEAPALGKPVLVMRDTTERPEGVEAGTLKLVGTEEDGIYHACRRLLTDPVFYSEMSQARNPYGDGRASIKIRRLLENM is encoded by the coding sequence ATGAAAAATGTGATGCTGATATTCGGGACCAGGCCGGAGGCCATCAAAATGTGTCCACTTGTGAAAGAGTTAAAGAAAAGTGACAAGCTGAAGCCCGTGGTCTGCGTAACCGGGCAGCACAGGGAAATGCTGCATCAGGTTCTGGAAATTTTTGATGTAAAGCCTGATTTTGATCTGGATATCATGAAGCAGGGCCAGGATCTCTATGATATTACTTCTGATGTTCTGAAGGGGATGCGGGATATCCTGAAGAAGGTTTGCCCCGATGTGGTGCTGGTGCACGGGGACACCACAACGGCGGCTGCAGCGGCGATTGCGGCGTTTTACCAGCAGATCCCGGTGGGCCATGTGGAGGCCGGACTCCGCACGTATAACATCTATTCCCCCTATCCGGAAGAATTTAACCGGCAGGAGATCGGTTTGATTGCCAGATACCATTTTGCTCCCACGGAAACTGCCCGTGATAATCTGCTGAGAGAGGGGAAGCGGGCGGAGGATATCTTTGTGACAGGCAATACGGGAATTGACGCCCTGCTCACGACCGTGAGAAAGGATTATTCGCATCCGGTCCTGAGCTGGAGCAAGGACAGCCGGCTGATTGTCATAACCGCCCACCGGAGGGAGAACCTGGGGCGTCCCATGCATGAAATGTTTCGGGCTATCCGGAAAATTGTAGAGGAGTTTCCTGACGTTAAAGCGCTATATCCCATTCATCTGAATCCGCAGGTGCGGGGAATCGCCCGGGAGGAGCTGGAGGGCTGTGACAGAATCCGGCTGATCGAGCCTCTGGCGGTGAGTGATTTTCATAATTTCCTCAATGCCAGTTACCTGATTCTCACGGACAGCGGCGGCATTCAGGAAGAGGCGCCGGCTCTGGGCAAGCCGGTTTTGGTGATGCGTGACACTACGGAGCGGCCGGAAGGCGTGGAAGCCGGTACCCTGAAGCTGGTGGGGACAGAGGAGGATGGGATCTATCACGCGTGCCGGCGGCTGCTGACGGATCCCGTATTCTATTCTGAGATGAGCCAGGCCAGGAATCCTTATGGGGACGGCAGGGCCAGCATTAAAATCCGCAGATTGCTGGAGAATATGTGA
- a CDS encoding fibronectin type III domain-containing protein, with protein MDSREGRWLKRGICIGLMIVFCLCVFILAAQRYGFLGGMAQAGSERREILEAAGPESEWAYMDGGEEPGVGNVWTTDRYDTSRWKEGRGVFAAPESAGAGGAGVVLQAETPEHGEAGTYFFRKEFELDGIDEILSMEGQIRYSDAVIVYLNGEIIFAGNVPAGGYESNQETGTAQASEGVQESYFQVTDLSALRAGRNILAVEVHQEDMEQDDAYFSFQGFRLLGIELEEDEPDIQGLMLEQGENEEQICVSWITDSDSFYQVEYMTKSDYTSWNKEFSEVSSSVLMGRKYLPESGKYLNHAVLKRLQVGTEYLYRVVRVGGVRGCELMSFTTAVNNKYSFGLVGGFSAEGSQAWEQSAEAWEELLGTCDFLLYPGAGTEAGENLAFRRPWIFKKIPVGITKSAGEGGTGDYSFTYQDSLFLMLDSDSGDMAAHRAFIENAAANARRKWIFAVMRHGAGELEEGQRREYEAMFEESGVDVVICGQSGGTIVGGNLEEGPVYLAAGRADGPAAAEVTVDERQIRIKVYELASGEELESYSVSFNSK; from the coding sequence GTGGACAGCAGAGAAGGCCGGTGGCTGAAGAGGGGTATCTGTATAGGGCTGATGATTGTGTTTTGCCTCTGCGTATTCATTCTGGCGGCGCAGAGGTACGGATTTCTCGGCGGCATGGCTCAGGCGGGCTCTGAAAGGAGAGAGATCCTGGAGGCCGCTGGCCCCGAATCTGAGTGGGCTTATATGGACGGAGGCGAAGAGCCTGGCGTGGGGAATGTCTGGACGACTGACCGGTATGATACTTCCCGATGGAAAGAAGGCAGGGGCGTCTTCGCGGCTCCGGAATCTGCCGGAGCAGGAGGCGCCGGCGTCGTACTGCAGGCGGAAACACCGGAACACGGCGAGGCGGGTACGTATTTTTTCAGAAAAGAGTTTGAGCTGGACGGTATTGATGAGATCCTGTCTATGGAAGGGCAGATCAGATACAGTGACGCGGTGATTGTGTATCTGAACGGTGAAATCATTTTTGCGGGCAATGTTCCTGCCGGAGGATATGAATCCAACCAGGAGACTGGGACCGCACAGGCATCAGAGGGAGTCCAGGAGAGCTATTTTCAGGTGACAGACCTGTCTGCGCTGCGCGCGGGGAGAAATATACTGGCTGTTGAGGTGCATCAGGAGGATATGGAGCAGGATGACGCCTATTTCAGCTTCCAGGGCTTCAGGCTGTTGGGGATAGAGCTGGAAGAAGATGAGCCTGATATCCAGGGGCTTATGCTGGAGCAGGGAGAGAATGAAGAACAGATCTGCGTGAGCTGGATCACTGATTCAGACAGCTTTTATCAGGTGGAGTATATGACGAAATCTGATTATACAAGCTGGAACAAGGAATTTTCGGAGGTATCTTCCTCTGTGCTGATGGGCAGGAAGTATCTGCCAGAAAGTGGGAAATATCTGAACCATGCGGTCTTAAAGCGGCTCCAGGTCGGGACAGAATATTTGTACCGGGTGGTGCGCGTCGGAGGAGTCAGGGGCTGTGAACTCATGAGCTTCACGACGGCGGTCAATAACAAATATTCCTTTGGGCTGGTGGGAGGTTTTTCAGCGGAAGGCAGCCAGGCCTGGGAGCAGAGTGCTGAAGCATGGGAAGAACTGCTGGGAACCTGCGATTTTCTACTGTATCCTGGCGCAGGAACGGAAGCAGGGGAGAATCTGGCCTTCAGACGGCCCTGGATCTTTAAAAAGATTCCGGTGGGAATCACAAAGAGCGCCGGGGAAGGGGGAACAGGGGACTATTCCTTTACTTATCAGGACAGCCTGTTCCTGATGCTGGATTCCGACAGCGGAGATATGGCCGCCCACCGTGCTTTCATAGAGAATGCGGCAGCCAATGCCCGGAGAAAATGGATATTTGCCGTGATGCGTCATGGAGCCGGAGAGCTGGAGGAGGGCCAGAGGCGTGAATATGAAGCGATGTTTGAGGAATCCGGAGTAGACGTGGTGATCTGCGGACAGTCCGGAGGGACTATTGTCGGCGGGAACCTGGAAGAGGGTCCGGTTTATCTGGCCGCCGGCCGGGCGGACGGACCGGCGGCCGCGGAGGTTACTGTAGATGAGAGACAGATACGGATAAAAGTATATGAGCTTGCCAGCGGTGAGGAGCTGGAAAGCTACAGTGTTTCTTTTAATTCAAAATGA
- a CDS encoding Crp/Fnr family transcriptional regulator, giving the protein MDYNFLSKTVLFRGIAPDEVKSILRCLNAEQRQYKKGMVIYHAGDSVQSMGLVLSGHIQIENDDFWGNKSILDIAGPGTVFAETYACVPGEPLMVSVLAAGPADVLFLNIGRVLKTCSETCAHHSKLIRNLLTVSAGKNLNLSRRIFHTSSKSIRGRLLSYLSYQAVRCGKKEFEIPFNRQQLADYLSVDRSALSNELGKMQREGLIVFSRNHFELKETL; this is encoded by the coding sequence ATGGATTACAATTTTTTATCAAAAACAGTCCTTTTCCGTGGAATCGCTCCGGATGAGGTCAAATCGATCTTACGTTGCCTGAATGCTGAACAAAGGCAATACAAAAAAGGCATGGTCATATACCATGCCGGTGATTCCGTTCAGTCCATGGGTCTGGTTCTTTCCGGACATATTCAGATAGAAAACGATGATTTCTGGGGAAACAAGAGTATTCTCGATATAGCCGGGCCGGGAACCGTATTTGCCGAAACCTACGCCTGTGTCCCCGGGGAACCCCTGATGGTCAGCGTGCTGGCCGCCGGACCTGCGGACGTGCTCTTTTTAAATATAGGGCGGGTTCTGAAAACCTGTTCGGAAACCTGCGCCCATCACAGTAAGCTCATAAGGAACCTTCTGACTGTCTCCGCCGGGAAAAATCTGAACCTTTCCCGCCGCATCTTCCACACCTCCTCCAAATCTATCCGGGGAAGGCTCCTGTCCTATCTCAGCTACCAGGCCGTCCGCTGCGGGAAGAAGGAATTTGAGATCCCCTTCAACCGACAGCAGCTTGCTGACTATCTGAGCGTGGACCGCAGCGCTTTGTCGAACGAACTGGGCAAAATGCAGCGGGAAGGATTGATTGTTTTTTCCAGGAATCATTTTGAATTAAAAGAAACACTGTAG
- a CDS encoding ATP-binding protein, with product MIRKIIQIDEEKCDGCGLCAKACEEGAIAIVDGKAKLLRDDYCDGLGNCLPACPAEAITFTVREAAAYEEAAVQKNISKGSPVTDALAGGGTANAVPQGMGRSLLRQWPVQIRLAPASAPYFEGADLLIAADCTAYAYGSFHEDFIRGRVTLIGCPKLDAADYSEKLTEIFRRNSINSITVARMEVPCCGGIEYAVKQAVENSGREIPTEVKVITTEGEFIHRKEEEL from the coding sequence ATGATCCGAAAAATTATTCAGATTGATGAGGAAAAATGCGACGGCTGCGGGCTGTGCGCAAAAGCCTGTGAGGAGGGGGCGATCGCCATTGTGGACGGAAAGGCAAAGCTGCTGCGGGATGATTACTGCGATGGCCTGGGCAATTGCCTGCCCGCTTGTCCGGCAGAAGCGATTACCTTTACGGTAAGAGAGGCGGCTGCGTATGAGGAAGCCGCCGTTCAGAAAAATATATCCAAAGGAAGTCCCGTAACAGATGCCCTGGCGGGCGGGGGAACAGCTAATGCTGTTCCGCAGGGTATGGGCCGCTCGTTGCTCCGTCAGTGGCCGGTTCAGATCAGGCTGGCGCCTGCCAGCGCCCCGTATTTTGAAGGGGCGGATCTGCTGATTGCGGCGGATTGCACAGCCTATGCCTATGGGAGCTTCCATGAGGATTTTATCAGAGGCAGAGTAACCCTGATCGGCTGTCCGAAGCTGGATGCGGCAGACTACTCGGAAAAACTGACAGAGATCTTCAGGAGGAATTCCATCAACAGTATAACAGTGGCACGGATGGAGGTTCCCTGCTGCGGAGGTATAGAATATGCCGTGAAGCAGGCTGTGGAGAACAGCGGGAGGGAAATACCGACGGAGGTAAAGGTTATTACTACAGAAGGTGAATTCATTCATAGAAAAGAGGAGGAACTATAA
- the hcp gene encoding hydroxylamine reductase, which translates to MERNMFCFQCEQTAGCTGCTGSAGVCGKSANTARLQDELTGALIGLARACGNNPRTEKTDRLVLEGLFSTVTNVNFNDDTLRRLIDRVNCEKERIAPGCAKCCTKCGNADNYWLEELWDADPDIRSLKSLILFGIRGMAAYAYHAMVLGRTSEAVNSFFYKALAVLGEDLGMEELVPVVLEVGKVNLECMELLDSANTGTFGTPAPVTVPLTVEKGPFIVITGHDLYDLKLLLEQTEGKGINIYTHGEMLPAHAYPELKKYPHLKGNYGTAWQNQQKEFADLPAPVLFTTNCLMPVKESYADRVFTTEVVSYPGMVHIGEDKDFTPVIRKALELGGFPEDTEFTGINGGKTVMTGFGHGTVLSVAGQVVAAVKEGAIRHFFLVGGCDGARAGRNYYTEFVKQTPGDTVILTLACGKYRFNDLDLGTVGGLPRLMDMGQCNDAYSAVKVAAALAEAFGCGINELPLSMILSWYEQKAVCILLTLLHLGIKNIRLGPTIPAFISPNVLDFLVEKFSIAPVTTPEEDLKAILGNK; encoded by the coding sequence ATGGAGAGAAATATGTTTTGTTTTCAATGTGAACAGACAGCAGGCTGTACGGGCTGTACGGGAAGCGCAGGGGTGTGCGGGAAATCTGCCAATACAGCCAGGCTTCAGGATGAACTGACCGGAGCCCTGATCGGGCTGGCCAGGGCCTGCGGGAACAATCCGAGGACAGAAAAGACAGACCGCCTGGTGCTGGAAGGGCTTTTCAGCACAGTGACGAATGTGAATTTTAACGATGATACGCTCCGCCGGCTCATTGACCGTGTGAACTGCGAAAAGGAGCGGATTGCTCCCGGCTGTGCCAAATGTTGTACGAAATGCGGGAATGCGGATAATTACTGGCTGGAAGAGCTTTGGGATGCTGATCCGGATATCCGTTCCCTGAAGTCACTGATCCTGTTCGGCATCCGGGGAATGGCTGCCTATGCCTACCACGCCATGGTGCTGGGGCGCACCAGTGAGGCGGTGAACAGCTTCTTCTATAAAGCGCTGGCGGTCCTGGGCGAGGATCTGGGAATGGAAGAATTAGTTCCGGTCGTTCTGGAGGTTGGAAAGGTGAATCTGGAATGCATGGAGCTTCTGGACAGCGCCAACACAGGGACGTTCGGTACGCCTGCTCCCGTCACGGTTCCGCTGACTGTGGAAAAGGGTCCGTTCATCGTGATTACAGGTCATGATCTGTATGACTTAAAGCTGCTGCTGGAACAGACAGAGGGAAAAGGAATTAATATCTATACCCATGGAGAAATGCTTCCGGCCCATGCTTACCCGGAATTGAAGAAGTATCCGCACCTGAAAGGGAATTATGGGACTGCCTGGCAGAACCAGCAGAAGGAATTTGCCGATCTGCCGGCTCCGGTTCTCTTCACCACCAACTGTCTGATGCCCGTGAAGGAAAGCTATGCCGACCGTGTCTTTACGACAGAGGTCGTTTCCTATCCGGGAATGGTTCACATCGGAGAAGACAAAGATTTTACACCGGTGATCCGAAAAGCCCTGGAACTGGGCGGATTCCCGGAAGATACAGAATTCACGGGGATCAACGGCGGGAAAACAGTGATGACCGGATTCGGCCATGGAACCGTTCTGAGCGTGGCCGGCCAGGTGGTGGCCGCGGTAAAGGAAGGGGCAATCCGCCACTTCTTCCTGGTAGGCGGCTGCGACGGAGCGCGTGCAGGCAGAAACTATTATACCGAGTTTGTGAAGCAGACGCCCGGTGATACGGTGATCCTGACGCTTGCCTGCGGAAAATACCGCTTTAATGACCTGGATCTGGGTACGGTAGGCGGGCTTCCCAGACTGATGGATATGGGGCAGTGTAATGACGCCTACAGCGCGGTCAAGGTAGCCGCAGCACTGGCTGAGGCCTTTGGATGCGGAATCAATGAGCTACCGCTGTCCATGATATTATCCTGGTATGAACAGAAAGCGGTCTGCATTTTGCTGACGCTGCTGCACCTGGGAATCAAGAATATACGCCTCGGGCCGACGATTCCGGCTTTCATTTCCCCGAATGTGCTGGACTTTCTGGTTGAAAAATTCAGCATCGCGCCGGTCACTACCCCGGAGGAAGACTTAAAAGCGATTCTTGGAAATAAATAG
- a CDS encoding DUF3783 domain-containing protein, whose translation MKEIILIFQLEDSSMKTAIGQALLPFHVRLKKVEPSEYNKPLGALAGLPGFEADGSAGTYTGAPLPAPMMIFAGLPENKFDRILRQLRNHKVILPYKAVLTPTNQAWTPLQCFEEIKREHESMNCSL comes from the coding sequence ATGAAAGAAATCATCCTGATCTTCCAGTTGGAGGACAGTTCTATGAAAACAGCAATCGGACAGGCTCTTCTCCCGTTCCATGTGCGTCTGAAAAAGGTGGAACCTTCCGAATACAACAAGCCTCTGGGCGCCCTGGCGGGACTGCCCGGCTTTGAGGCAGATGGCTCCGCAGGAACCTACACGGGAGCCCCTCTTCCCGCACCCATGATGATCTTCGCTGGGCTGCCGGAAAATAAATTTGACCGCATTCTGAGGCAGCTCCGGAATCATAAGGTCATACTCCCCTACAAGGCAGTTCTGACGCCCACGAATCAGGCCTGGACGCCGCTCCAGTGTTTTGAGGAAATAAAAAGGGAGCATGAGTCAATGAACTGCTCCCTATAA